A single genomic interval of Malania oleifera isolate guangnan ecotype guangnan chromosome 13, ASM2987363v1, whole genome shotgun sequence harbors:
- the LOC131146016 gene encoding serine/arginine-rich splicing factor RS41 isoform X2, with translation MEDERDAEDAIRGLDRIEFGRKGRRLRVEWTKQERGIRRPGVSVGGSRRSANLRPSKTLFVINFDPYRTRPRDLERHFDPYGRIANVRIRRNFAFIQYETQEDATKALESTHMSKLMDRVISVEYAIRDDDERRNGYSPDRRSRDRSPERRSYDMGRSPSPYRRERASPDYGHGPSRSPYRRERDSPDYGRRSSPSPYRRERANSDYGRGPSASPSPHGRERANPDNGRGRSPSPRRRDDRGLSPSPRRKDDRDLSPSPRRRDDRGLSPSPRRRDERGLSPSPRRRDNHGLSPSPRSRRDDRDISPSPRRRDVHDLSPSPRGKDVRDFSRSPRRHERTSPDYDRDASPNLKADLKDSPYGADESPVPERDHSRSPRAWERSRS, from the exons ATGGAGGATGAGAGAGATGCTGAGGATGCAATTCGAGGACTTGATCGAATAGAATTTGGTAGAAAGGGACGCCGACTTCGTGTTGAGTGGACCAAG CAAGAACGTGGTATCAGAAGGCCTGGGGTTTCAGTAGGGGGTTCGAGAAGATCTGCTAATTTGAGACCTTCAAAGACATTGTTTGTTATTAATTTCGATCCATATCGTACTAGACCGAGGGACTTGGAGCGGCACTTTGATCCTTATGGGAGAATAGCAAATGTAAGGATCAGAAGGAATTTTGCATTCATTCAGTATGAAACGCAAGAGGATGCTACCAAAGCCCTGGAATCTACACACATGAG CAAGTTGATGGATCGAGTTATTTCAGTGGAATATGCAATACGAGATGATGATGAACGAAGAAATGGGTATAGCCCTGACAGACGAAGTCGCGATAGATCCCCAGAGCGGAGAAGCTATGACATGGGTCGGTCACCAAGTCCCTATAGAAGAGAGAGAGCTAGTCCTGATTATGGACATGGTCCAAGCAGAAGTCCTTATCGGAGAGAGAGGGATAGCCCTGATTATGGTCGTCGGTCCAGCCCAAGTCCCTATCGAAGAGAGAGAGCTAACTCTGATTATGGTCGTGGTCCCAGCGCCAGTCCCAGCCCTCATGGGAGAGAGAGGGCAAACCCAGATAATGGCCGTGGCCGTAGCCCTAGTCCTCGTAGAAGGGATGACCGTGGCCTCAGTCCTAGTCCTCGTAGAAAGGATGACCGTGACCTCAGCCCTAGTCCTCGTAGGAGGGATGACCGTGGTCTCAGCCCTAGTCCTCGTAGAAGGGATGAGCGTGGCCTCAGCCCTAGTCCTCGTAGAAGGGATAACCATGGCCTCAGCCCTAGTCCTCGAAGTAGAAGGGATGACCGTGACATCAGCCCAAGTCCTCGTAGAAGGGATGTGCATGACCTCAGCCCCAGTCCTCGTGGAAAGGATGTTCGTGACTTCAGCCGCAGTCCTCGTAGGCATGAGAGGACTAGCCCTGATTATGATCGGGATGCCAGCCCAAATTTGAAGGCTGATCTGAAGGATAGCCCTTATGGTGCTGATGAAAGCCCTGTTCCTGAGAGAGATCACAG tcgttcGCCCCGTGCATGGGAAAGGTCTCGATCTTAA
- the LOC131146016 gene encoding serine/arginine-rich splicing factor RS41 isoform X1 produces the protein MRPIFCGNFEYDARQSDLERLFRRYGRVDRVDMKSGFAFVYMEDERDAEDAIRGLDRIEFGRKGRRLRVEWTKQERGIRRPGVSVGGSRRSANLRPSKTLFVINFDPYRTRPRDLERHFDPYGRIANVRIRRNFAFIQYETQEDATKALESTHMSKLMDRVISVEYAIRDDDERRNGYSPDRRSRDRSPERRSYDMGRSPSPYRRERASPDYGHGPSRSPYRRERDSPDYGRRSSPSPYRRERANSDYGRGPSASPSPHGRERANPDNGRGRSPSPRRRDDRGLSPSPRRKDDRDLSPSPRRRDDRGLSPSPRRRDERGLSPSPRRRDNHGLSPSPRSRRDDRDISPSPRRRDVHDLSPSPRGKDVRDFSRSPRRHERTSPDYDRDASPNLKADLKDSPYGADESPVPERDHSRSPRAWERSRS, from the exons ATGAGGCCCATTTTCTGTGGGAATTTTGAGTATGATGCACGGCAGTCTGATCTGGAACGACTTTTCAGAAGATATGGAAGAGTTGATAGAGTAGATATGAAGTCTG GATTTGCTTTTGTTTATATGGAGGATGAGAGAGATGCTGAGGATGCAATTCGAGGACTTGATCGAATAGAATTTGGTAGAAAGGGACGCCGACTTCGTGTTGAGTGGACCAAG CAAGAACGTGGTATCAGAAGGCCTGGGGTTTCAGTAGGGGGTTCGAGAAGATCTGCTAATTTGAGACCTTCAAAGACATTGTTTGTTATTAATTTCGATCCATATCGTACTAGACCGAGGGACTTGGAGCGGCACTTTGATCCTTATGGGAGAATAGCAAATGTAAGGATCAGAAGGAATTTTGCATTCATTCAGTATGAAACGCAAGAGGATGCTACCAAAGCCCTGGAATCTACACACATGAG CAAGTTGATGGATCGAGTTATTTCAGTGGAATATGCAATACGAGATGATGATGAACGAAGAAATGGGTATAGCCCTGACAGACGAAGTCGCGATAGATCCCCAGAGCGGAGAAGCTATGACATGGGTCGGTCACCAAGTCCCTATAGAAGAGAGAGAGCTAGTCCTGATTATGGACATGGTCCAAGCAGAAGTCCTTATCGGAGAGAGAGGGATAGCCCTGATTATGGTCGTCGGTCCAGCCCAAGTCCCTATCGAAGAGAGAGAGCTAACTCTGATTATGGTCGTGGTCCCAGCGCCAGTCCCAGCCCTCATGGGAGAGAGAGGGCAAACCCAGATAATGGCCGTGGCCGTAGCCCTAGTCCTCGTAGAAGGGATGACCGTGGCCTCAGTCCTAGTCCTCGTAGAAAGGATGACCGTGACCTCAGCCCTAGTCCTCGTAGGAGGGATGACCGTGGTCTCAGCCCTAGTCCTCGTAGAAGGGATGAGCGTGGCCTCAGCCCTAGTCCTCGTAGAAGGGATAACCATGGCCTCAGCCCTAGTCCTCGAAGTAGAAGGGATGACCGTGACATCAGCCCAAGTCCTCGTAGAAGGGATGTGCATGACCTCAGCCCCAGTCCTCGTGGAAAGGATGTTCGTGACTTCAGCCGCAGTCCTCGTAGGCATGAGAGGACTAGCCCTGATTATGATCGGGATGCCAGCCCAAATTTGAAGGCTGATCTGAAGGATAGCCCTTATGGTGCTGATGAAAGCCCTGTTCCTGAGAGAGATCACAG tcgttcGCCCCGTGCATGGGAAAGGTCTCGATCTTAA